The Chloroflexota bacterium genome window below encodes:
- the secA gene encoding preprotein translocase subunit SecA — protein MLKFLSRLTDSNDREVRRFEPTVARINELEPEYAALTDAELRAKTEQFRARLRDSLGDLLIPIEQRALTPEQAAESELVVPDPTRISEERKDQHKRERVQIDAALDEILPEAFAAVREAMRRALAKRHYDVQLIGGVVLHTGAIAEMKTGEGKTFVAPLAAYLNGLTGRGVHVITVNDYLAKRDAQWIGQVFWRLGMSVGSIQHEAAYVVDPDFPQSDEHLRSLRPVARAEAYAADVTYGTNNEFGFDYLRDNLVIDLGQRVQRAHFFAIVDEVDNILIDEARTPLIISGAAEESADKYVQFARLVPRLKAEEDYVLDEKFRQVAITEVGTDKMERWLGVDNLFDNDFSMARHLEQALKAEALYKRDRDYVVKDDEVVIVDEFTGRLMPGRRWSEGLHQAVEAKEGVKIQNESRTLATITFQNYFRMYDKLAGMTGTAETEAEEFHKIYGLEVVAVPTNQPMIRDDFADLVFASQKGKWGAVVDEIVEEHERGRPVLVGTISVEVSEMLGEMLKRRGIKHSVLNAKFHEKEAEIVAQAGHSGNVVIATNMAGRGTDIILGGNPEMLAAELLHRKGLTVVEASPEQHAAALAEADRLCAEDREQVVAAGGLHIVGTERHEARRIDNQLRGRAGRQGDPGSTRFYLSLEDDLMRRFASDRVQSIMRTLGFNDETALESRMVSRTIEGAQTRVEGFNFDTRKHVVQYDDVINRQRETIYHERERILRSDTLAPTVLAMLEEEVRALVIEHTAGEFAAEWNREGLKAQLTAMVPTLDLRALAAIDDLVDADQVAAQLVELVEDAYQRKRTEVGDEGMLVLERVVLLRVIDSLWVEHLTAIDDMRRGIGLRAYSQRDPLNEFKVEAYRMFDELKSTIRHDITHTVFRVTLTREPPQQRQARPMMESRPDVTGTAVAASAATAAVSGGTGAGSRAQTAKAGPKLGRNDPCWCGSGKKYKRCHGA, from the coding sequence ATGCTGAAGTTCCTCTCCAGGCTGACGGACTCGAATGATCGCGAGGTCCGTCGCTTCGAACCGACCGTTGCCCGCATCAACGAGCTCGAGCCGGAGTACGCCGCCCTCACCGACGCCGAGTTGCGCGCAAAGACCGAGCAGTTCCGGGCCCGCCTGCGCGATTCGCTGGGAGATCTGCTCATCCCGATCGAGCAGCGAGCGCTGACGCCCGAACAGGCCGCAGAGTCGGAGCTGGTCGTGCCCGATCCGACGCGCATCAGCGAGGAGCGCAAGGACCAGCACAAGCGCGAGCGAGTACAGATCGACGCGGCGCTCGACGAGATCCTGCCCGAGGCGTTCGCGGCCGTCCGCGAGGCGATGCGGCGGGCCCTCGCCAAGCGCCATTACGACGTCCAGCTGATCGGAGGCGTGGTGCTGCACACCGGCGCCATCGCCGAGATGAAGACCGGCGAGGGAAAGACCTTCGTCGCCCCGCTGGCCGCCTACCTGAACGGCCTGACCGGCCGCGGCGTTCACGTCATCACGGTCAATGACTACCTCGCCAAGCGCGATGCGCAGTGGATCGGCCAGGTCTTCTGGCGCCTCGGAATGAGCGTCGGCTCAATTCAGCACGAGGCTGCCTACGTGGTCGACCCCGACTTCCCCCAGAGCGATGAGCATCTGCGCTCCCTGCGGCCGGTGGCGCGCGCCGAGGCGTACGCCGCCGACGTGACGTACGGCACCAACAACGAGTTCGGCTTCGACTACCTGCGCGACAACCTCGTCATCGACCTCGGCCAGCGCGTCCAGCGCGCCCACTTCTTCGCGATCGTGGACGAGGTCGACAACATCCTCATCGACGAGGCGCGGACGCCGCTGATCATCTCCGGCGCGGCCGAGGAATCGGCCGACAAGTACGTGCAGTTCGCCCGCCTGGTGCCTCGTCTGAAGGCGGAGGAGGACTACGTCCTGGACGAGAAATTCCGACAGGTGGCGATCACCGAGGTCGGAACCGACAAGATGGAGCGCTGGTTGGGGGTCGACAACCTGTTTGACAACGACTTCAGCATGGCGCGCCACCTCGAGCAGGCCCTCAAGGCCGAGGCGCTCTACAAGCGCGACCGCGACTACGTCGTCAAGGACGACGAGGTCGTGATCGTCGACGAGTTCACCGGTCGCCTGATGCCGGGCCGGCGCTGGAGCGAAGGGCTGCACCAGGCGGTCGAGGCCAAGGAGGGGGTGAAGATCCAGAACGAGTCGCGCACGCTGGCCACCATCACCTTCCAGAACTACTTCCGCATGTACGACAAGCTGGCCGGCATGACCGGCACCGCCGAGACCGAGGCGGAGGAGTTCCACAAGATCTACGGCCTCGAGGTCGTGGCTGTCCCGACCAACCAGCCGATGATCCGCGACGACTTCGCGGATCTCGTCTTCGCCAGCCAGAAGGGCAAGTGGGGCGCCGTCGTCGATGAGATCGTCGAGGAGCACGAGCGCGGACGGCCGGTCCTGGTCGGCACGATCAGCGTCGAGGTGAGCGAGATGCTCGGTGAGATGCTGAAGCGCCGGGGGATCAAGCACAGTGTCCTGAACGCCAAGTTCCACGAGAAGGAAGCCGAGATCGTGGCGCAGGCGGGGCACAGCGGCAATGTCGTGATCGCGACCAACATGGCCGGCCGAGGGACGGACATCATCCTCGGCGGCAACCCGGAGATGCTGGCCGCGGAGCTGCTGCACAGGAAGGGACTGACCGTCGTGGAGGCCTCCCCAGAGCAGCACGCCGCCGCGCTGGCCGAGGCGGATCGCCTGTGTGCGGAGGATCGGGAGCAGGTAGTCGCGGCCGGCGGCCTGCACATCGTGGGGACCGAGCGGCATGAGGCCCGACGCATCGACAACCAGCTGCGTGGTCGCGCCGGCCGCCAGGGCGACCCGGGGAGCACCCGTTTCTACCTCTCGCTCGAGGATGACCTGATGCGGCGCTTCGCCAGCGACCGCGTCCAGTCGATCATGCGCACCCTCGGCTTCAACGATGAGACGGCGCTCGAGTCGCGAATGGTGAGCCGGACGATCGAGGGAGCCCAGACCCGCGTCGAGGGCTTCAACTTCGACACGCGCAAGCACGTCGTCCAGTACGACGACGTGATCAACCGCCAGCGCGAGACGATCTATCACGAGCGCGAGCGGATCCTCCGCTCCGACACCCTGGCACCGACGGTACTGGCCATGCTCGAGGAGGAGGTTCGGGCGCTCGTCATCGAGCACACGGCCGGGGAGTTTGCGGCCGAATGGAACCGCGAGGGCCTCAAGGCGCAGCTCACGGCAATGGTGCCGACCCTCGACCTGAGGGCACTGGCGGCGATCGACGACCTCGTCGACGCCGACCAGGTCGCGGCTCAACTGGTCGAGCTGGTGGAGGACGCCTACCAGCGCAAGCGCACCGAGGTCGGCGACGAGGGGATGCTGGTCCTCGAGCGGGTCGTGCTCCTGCGCGTCATCGACTCCCTGTGGGTGGAGCACCTGACGGCGATCGACGACATGCGGCGCGGGATCGGCCTGCGCGCCTACAGCCAGCGCGATCCACTCAACGAGTTCAAGGTCGAGGCGTATCGCATGTTCGACGAGCTGAAGTCGACCATCCGGCACGACATCACCCACACCGTCTTCCGCGTGACTCTTACCCGTGAGCCCCCGCAGCAGCGCCAGGCGCGGCCGATGATGGAGAGCCGACCGGACGTGACCGGCACGGCCGTGGCTGCCTCCGCCGCGACGGCAGCGGTCTCGGGCGGGACCGGCGCGGGCTCGCGCGCGCAGACGGCCAAGGCAGGCCCGAAGCTCGGCCGCAACGACCCCTGCTGGTGCGGATCAGGGAAGAAGTACAAGCGCTGCCACGGGGCCTGA
- a CDS encoding ribose-phosphate pyrophosphokinase — MYADEFSIYAGNANRPLAEQICRYLRTELGKAEVFKFANDNIFVRVMENVREQDVFLVQPTSRPVNDSVMELLIMIDAFKRASAGRITAVMPYYAYGRSDKKDQPRVPITARLVADMLTVAGADRVLTMDLHQGQIQGFFSIPVDELTAVNILSRYIRDKALDDVVVVSELGFAKKARNFAEILRAPLAIVEKRRVGNEDKTELMNIIGEVAGKTAVIIDDEIDTAGSLLEAVSALVAEGAVAIYSCATHGVFSNRSLDHIEASPLTEVIVTDTIPLPAGANRDKVTVLSIAPLFGEAIKRIHRGESVGALFSSEVQLVEEMTFWGSHAAGEEPEDSPAAAAEG; from the coding sequence GTGTACGCCGACGAGTTCAGCATCTACGCCGGCAACGCCAACAGGCCGCTCGCCGAACAGATCTGCCGCTACCTCCGCACAGAGCTCGGCAAGGCCGAGGTCTTCAAGTTCGCCAACGACAACATCTTCGTGCGCGTCATGGAGAACGTGCGCGAGCAGGACGTCTTCCTGGTGCAGCCGACCTCGCGCCCGGTCAACGACTCCGTCATGGAGCTGCTGATCATGATCGACGCCTTCAAGCGGGCGAGCGCCGGGCGGATCACCGCCGTGATGCCCTACTACGCCTACGGGCGCTCTGACAAGAAGGACCAGCCACGCGTGCCGATCACGGCGCGCCTGGTCGCCGACATGCTGACCGTGGCCGGGGCGGATCGGGTCCTCACCATGGACCTCCACCAGGGCCAGATCCAGGGCTTCTTCAGCATCCCAGTCGACGAGCTGACCGCGGTCAACATCCTCTCGCGCTACATCCGCGACAAGGCCCTGGATGACGTCGTCGTCGTCAGCGAGCTGGGCTTCGCCAAGAAGGCCCGCAACTTCGCCGAGATCCTCCGGGCCCCGCTGGCAATCGTCGAGAAGCGCCGCGTCGGCAACGAGGACAAGACCGAGCTGATGAACATCATCGGCGAGGTGGCCGGGAAGACGGCGGTGATCATCGACGATGAGATCGACACCGCGGGGTCGCTGCTCGAGGCTGTCTCCGCGCTGGTGGCGGAGGGGGCAGTCGCCATCTACTCCTGCGCCACCCACGGCGTCTTCTCGAACCGGTCGCTGGACCACATCGAGGCCAGCCCGCTGACGGAGGTGATCGTCACCGACACGATCCCGCTCCCGGCCGGCGCGAACCGCGACAAGGTCACCGTCCTGTCGATCGCGCCGCTCTTCGGTGAGGCGATCAAGCGCATCCACCGCGGCGAGAGCGTGGGCGCACTCTTCTCGTCCGAGGTCCAGCTGGTGGAGGAGATGACCTTCTGGGGCAGCCACGCAGCGGGCGAGGAACCGGAGGATTCGCCGGCGGCCGCCGCCGAGGGCTGA